In the genome of Drosophila yakuba strain Tai18E2 chromosome 3R, Prin_Dyak_Tai18E2_2.1, whole genome shotgun sequence, one region contains:
- the LOC6537604 gene encoding nuclear receptor subfamily 2 group E member 1 — MSNFSACAVCGDQSSGKHYGVACCDGCSCFFKRSVRRGSTYACIALAGNCVVDKARRNWCPSCRFQRCLVVGMNAAAVQEERGPRNQQVALYRSARRHAPLTQPAPSQTPHTQALHFQILAQILVTCLRQAKANEQFALLDRCQQDAILQVVWSEIFVLRASHWSLDISAMIEGCGDEQLKRLIFEAHQLRADVLELNFLESLILCRKDLAISPEYAVVLVSHSNAALISLARYTLQQSNYMRFGQLLLGLRQLSLKRFDCALSCMFRTVVRDILKSL; from the exons ATGTCGAACTTCAGTGCCTGCGCAGTGTGCGGCGATCAGAGCTCCGGGAAGCACTACGGCGTGGCCTGCTGCGATGGCTGCTCGTGCTTTTTCAAGCGGAGCGTACGGCGCGGCAGTACCTACGCCTGCATCGCTCTGGCCGGGAACTGTGTGGTGGACAAGGCACGAAGGAACTGGTGCCCTTCCTGCCGCTTCCAGCGATGCCTGGTCGTCGGAATGAACGCAGCCGCTGTTCAGGAGGAGCGCGGTCCGCGCAACCAGCAGGTGGCTCTGTACCGCAGTGCCCGAAGACATGCTCCACTAACTCAGCCCGCGCCATCCCAGACGCCCCACACCCAGGCGCTGCACTTCCAGATCCTTGCCCAGATCCTCGTCACGTGCCTACGACAGGCGAAGGCCAACGAGCAATTCGCACTCCTAGATCGCTGTCAGCAGGACGCCATCCTGCAGGTGGTATGGAGCGAGATCTTCGTACTGCGAGCGTCCCACTGGTCGCTGGACATCAGTGCCATGATCGAGGGCTGCGGCGATGAGCAGCTCAAGCGACTCATCTTCGAGGCCCACCAACTGAGGGCTGATGTCTTGGAACTAAATTTTTTGGAGTCCCTAATCTTGTGCAGAAAAG ACTTGGCCATCAGTCCGGAGTATGCCGTTGTCCTGGTAAGCCACTCCAATGCCGCCTTGATCTCCTTGGCCCGTTACACCCTACAGCAATCCAACTACATGCGCTTCGGACAACTCCTCCTTGGCCTCCGGCAGCTCAGCTTGAAGCGCTTCGACTGCGCGCTATCCTGTATGTTTCGCACCGTGGTCAGGGACATCTTGAAATCCCTATAG
- the LOC6537602 gene encoding probable small nuclear ribonucleoprotein Sm D2: MALVKPKSELTPEELARQEEEEFNTGPLSVLTQSVKNNTQVLINCRNNKKLLGRVKAFDRHCNMVLENVKEMWTELPRTGKGKKKVKPVNKDRFISKMFLRGDSVILVLRNPLATAAGK, encoded by the exons AT GGCCCTTGTGAAGCCAAAGTCGGAACTGACCCCGGAGGAGCTGGCCCGCCAGGAAGAGGAGGAGTTCAACACCGGGCCGCTGTCCGTGCTCACGCAGTCCGTGAAGAACAACACCCAGGTGCTCATCAACTGCCGCAACAACAAGAAGCTTCTGGGCAGGGTAAAGGCCTTCGATCGGCACTGCAACATGGTCCTGGAAAACGTCAAGGAGATGTGGACAGAGCTGCCACGGACCGGGAAGGGCAAAAAGAAAGTGAAGCCCGTGAATAAGGATCGGTTCATATCGAAGATGTTTCTGCGAGGCGATTCGGTCATCCTTGTTCTCAGGAATCCATTGGCCACGGCGGCCGGAAAGTAG
- the LOC6537603 gene encoding tRNA:m(4)X modification enzyme TRM13 homolog produces the protein MEPVKAKMTTTDQAKDPLATTCSYWVPRKKRRCKMTANKDSQFCGAHAPPTATTSTSNEKSGEDAFQERIPCPLDHKHTVFKRKLAKHLTICNARDQESSMPYIVKGVNSGEDLKETDEKLDKFNQIKMHELADEEFYSLIDKVKELYDKHINSSIQELQLSHESLKEELNRKDYGQETLRQLTQASSLLGILENDHQLTDVTSYVEFGAGKGQLAYYLATALQDQQLSQSQVVLIDRMSLRHKKDNKLANKEVVQRIRADIADLKLSALPELKKTQRTVAISKHLCGAATDLTLRCLLSDENASSDYVLIALCCHHRCSWRSYVGRKFLQEAGIGPREFAILTKMVSWAVCGTGLSRERRKAMETAAFPPTETNTQRLNRQEREQIGQQCKRVLDYGRLEYLRSHGYQAELKFYVSRDVTLENVVLLARPSSSKLECQNKCS, from the coding sequence ATGGAACCCGTAAAAGCGAAGATGACCACTACTGACCAGGCAAAGGACCCTTTAGCCACCACTTGCTCCTACTGGGTACCACGCAAAAAGCGCCGCTGCAAGATGACTGCAAACAAGGACAGTCAGTTTTGTGGAGCCCATGCTCCACCGACAGCCACCACATCAACTTCCAATGAAAAGTCTGGAGAAGATGCCTTCCAGGAACGTATTCCCTGCCCGCTTGATCACAAACATACGGtgtttaaaagaaaactgGCCAAACACTTGACCATTTGCAATGCCAGGGATCAAGAAAGTTCTATGCCCTACATTGTTAAAGGAGTCAATTCTGGAGAAGATCTAAAGGAAACCGACGAGAAGTTGGACAAAttcaatcaaataaaaatgcacgAGCTGGCGGATGAAGAGTTCTATAGTTTGATCGACAAAGTTAAAGAGCTGTATGACAAACACATCAATTCCAGCATACAGGAGCTGCAGCTGTCGCACGAATCCCTAAAAGAGGAACTTAATCGCAAGGATTACGGCCAGGAAACGCTACGCCAGCTCACCCAAGCCTCTAGCTTGCTGGGCATCCTGGAAAACGATCACCAGCTGACGGATGTCACAAGCTACGTTGAATTCGGAGCCGGAAAGGGCCAATTGGCTTACTACTTGGCCACCGCATTGCAGGATCAGCAGTTGAGCCAGTCACAGGTGGTCCTCATCGATCGAATGTCCCTGCGGCACAAAAAGGATAACAAGTTGGCCAACAAGGAGGTGGTGCAACGTATCCGTGCTGACATCGCTGATCTTAAGCTTTCTGCTTTGCCAGAACTAAAGAAAACCCAACGAACGGTGGCTATTTCAAAGCATCTCTGTGGAGCAGCTACGGATTTGACCCTGAGATGTCTGCTCAGTGATGAGAATGCCAGTTCGGACTACGTGCTCATTGCCCTGTGTTGCCATCATCGCTGCTCGTGGCGCTCTTATGTGGGACGCAAGTTTCTTCAGGAAGCTGGAATTGGACCACGCGAGTTCGCTATCCTAACCAAAATGGTCagttgggcggtttgtggcaCGGGCTTAAGTCGCGAGCGGCGCAAGGCCATGGAAACTGCTGCCTTTCCGCCCACCGAGACGAATACGCAGCGATTAAATCGCCAAGAGCGCGAACAAATTGGCCAACAGTGCAAGCGGGTTCTGGATTATGGACGACTGGAGTACCTGCGATCCCACGGATACCAAGCAGAGCTTAAGTTCTATGTTTCCAGGGATGTTACTTTGGAGAATGTGGTTCTGCTGGCCAGACCAAGCAGCTCTAAGCTCGAGTGCCAAAATAAATGCAGTTga